From Cytophagia bacterium CHB2, one genomic window encodes:
- a CDS encoding 50S ribosomal protein L22, giving the protein MEARAKLRYLRMSPRKVRRVIDLVRGKGVEEALNILHFTRKRAALPIEKTIRSAVANYIEGTETKKADTEDLFVMQAFVDGGFTMKRFRAGSMGRASRIRKRSCHITVVVSDGEAVEQQAN; this is encoded by the coding sequence ATGGAAGCACGTGCCAAATTACGTTACTTGCGCATGTCGCCGCGAAAAGTCCGGCGAGTCATTGATCTCGTCCGCGGCAAAGGCGTCGAAGAAGCGTTGAACATTTTGCATTTTACCCGCAAACGCGCCGCGCTGCCGATTGAGAAAACTATTCGTTCTGCGGTGGCGAATTATATCGAAGGTACGGAAACCAAGAAGGCGGACACGGAAGATTTGTTTGTGATGCAGGCGTTTGTCGACGGCGGCTTCACCATGAAGCGTTTTCGTGCCGGCTCGATGGGACGCGCCTCGCGCATTCGCAAACGTTCTTGCCATATTACCGTCGTGGTGTCCGACGGCGAAGCAGTTGAACAGCAAGCCAACTAG
- the rpsS gene encoding 30S ribosomal protein S19: MPRSVKKGPYVDQNLLKRVTEMNKRNERKVIKTWARRSTISPEFVGHTLAIHNGNKFIPVFISENMVGHKLGEFALTRTFRGHAGKSATEKTAKVKAAPGATA, translated from the coding sequence ATGCCGCGCAGTGTCAAAAAAGGTCCATACGTCGATCAAAATCTGTTGAAGCGCGTCACGGAGATGAATAAGCGCAACGAGCGTAAAGTCATCAAAACGTGGGCGCGGCGCTCGACGATTAGCCCGGAATTCGTGGGGCATACTCTGGCCATTCATAATGGCAATAAATTCATTCCCGTGTTCATCAGTGAGAACATGGTCGGCCATAAGCTCGGTGAATTTGCGTTGACACGTACGTTTCGCGGGCACGCCGGAAAATCTGCGACGGAAAAGACCGCAAAAGTAAAAGCCGCCCCCGGCGCCACAGCTTAA